Proteins encoded by one window of Leptospira barantonii:
- a CDS encoding EAL domain-containing protein, translating to MIKPSGTFPKTKLEWDLWFQAGEIIPFFQPILSVERDSIFGYETLGRFRDQSGNIHSLGPFFLDAEAGVIDPNERKEIYNLKREVDRDLRKKAILHLLKNQDRFPDAKLFLNISPAYMRDHIEDEEVDPYTIRLVQELGLDPSKIVIEIVEEHFDGSIESLRPLISRYKREGFLVAIDDLGSRSSNLDRIGIFHPDILKVDLQMLRHSVTSRNFQEILFTISRLSESLGCSLLFEGIENETELFQSLTYSARFLQGFYFAEALPDMIGQEELKLRFSELHELFFHHKRFQLMRQIKHEKESEEKLDLSGILVNNEGEFCSIQIQNPSVLSDFVFRIYVTNLTGSQLSPNYMRIGEVSMDVDSSFIGRNWSWRPYFLEQFYKSMKDTRSEWIISNPYYDISYEILLVTYSKRLPDGNVLFVDVQVPEY from the coding sequence ATGATTAAGCCTTCCGGCACGTTTCCGAAAACGAAATTAGAATGGGATTTATGGTTCCAGGCTGGAGAGATCATTCCTTTTTTTCAACCGATCCTTTCCGTGGAAAGAGATTCTATTTTCGGTTATGAAACCCTGGGAAGGTTCAGGGATCAATCCGGAAATATTCATTCTCTTGGTCCTTTCTTTTTGGATGCGGAAGCGGGTGTCATCGATCCGAACGAAAGAAAAGAGATCTACAATCTCAAAAGAGAAGTGGATCGCGACCTTCGTAAGAAGGCGATTCTTCATCTTTTAAAAAATCAGGATCGTTTTCCGGACGCAAAATTATTCTTAAATATTTCTCCAGCGTATATGAGAGATCATATCGAAGATGAGGAGGTAGATCCTTATACGATTCGACTCGTTCAAGAGTTGGGTCTGGATCCTTCCAAGATCGTGATCGAAATCGTGGAGGAACATTTCGACGGAAGTATAGAAAGTTTAAGACCTCTGATTTCCAGATACAAACGGGAAGGTTTTCTGGTCGCGATCGACGATCTTGGTTCCCGTTCTTCGAACTTGGATCGTATCGGAATCTTTCATCCGGATATTTTAAAAGTGGATTTGCAGATGCTTCGGCATTCGGTCACTTCCAGAAACTTTCAGGAAATTCTTTTTACGATCTCGAGACTTTCGGAATCCTTAGGTTGTTCTCTTTTGTTTGAAGGAATCGAAAACGAAACCGAACTCTTTCAATCTTTGACGTACAGCGCGCGGTTTTTACAGGGATTCTATTTCGCGGAAGCGCTTCCGGATATGATCGGTCAGGAAGAATTGAAACTCAGGTTCTCCGAGTTACACGAACTTTTCTTTCATCATAAACGTTTTCAACTGATGAGGCAGATCAAACACGAAAAAGAATCGGAGGAGAAGCTGGATCTTTCGGGAATTCTCGTAAACAACGAAGGCGAGTTTTGTTCGATTCAAATCCAGAATCCGAGCGTTCTAAGCGACTTTGTGTTTCGAATTTACGTTACGAACCTTACGGGAAGTCAACTTTCTCCGAATTATATGAGGATCGGAGAGGTTTCAATGGACGTGGATTCTTCCTTTATCGGAAGGAACTGGAGTTGGAGACCGTATTTCCTCGAACAATTCTACAAATCCATGAAGGATACTCGTTCGGAATGGATCATCAGCAATCCTTACTACGATATCAGCTACGAGATTCTTTTGGTGACTTACAGCAAACGTCTTCCCGACGGAAACGTCCTTTTTGTGGACGTGCAAGTTCCTGAATATTGA
- a CDS encoding DUF1577 domain-containing protein — protein sequence METIQRKKRDKETISDSGKKFHIISKFLVKTDIVAQAQGSVKQIVKILQVSKDATKILIQTQTPNAFPLNAHVTLTKLLAKYVELDCEVLDEKPNNQLILSVSDISIASKERSLNRIAPPEGTVWITNIRTSKTTIDANLFNIPTSVKVNFADYETKLKSKYDILKIDVFRTIGDKFDLVKKTRKILFIANTQKEESYAAFDQEGFIDYASELGDSDDVRKRIIEYANQKIKSELIVPVIYLNHEEQAIPIGYVHAQNRTREIDILEVMEIKTLTFEMVDRIRESNTVLVKERFPIANISTGGLKVKINHPDLNHDLTKRAGFTFDIFFKMQAPLTAFGVIRSVTKDADGNLFVGLSIEGNSSRPGERKKYIDNVNRLLAEANQSQP from the coding sequence ATGGAAACGATTCAGAGAAAAAAAAGAGATAAGGAAACGATTTCGGATTCCGGTAAAAAGTTTCATATAATTTCGAAATTTCTCGTTAAAACCGATATCGTCGCGCAAGCACAGGGCTCCGTAAAACAGATCGTAAAAATTTTGCAGGTTTCCAAGGACGCGACTAAGATCCTCATTCAAACTCAAACTCCGAACGCATTCCCTTTAAACGCACACGTAACTCTTACGAAACTTCTCGCCAAGTATGTGGAACTCGATTGTGAGGTTCTGGACGAAAAGCCCAACAATCAATTGATTCTTTCCGTCTCGGATATTTCGATCGCAAGCAAGGAACGAAGTCTCAACCGGATCGCGCCTCCCGAAGGTACCGTCTGGATCACAAATATTCGCACGAGCAAGACTACGATCGATGCGAATCTTTTTAACATTCCCACTTCCGTGAAGGTAAATTTTGCGGATTACGAAACGAAATTAAAGTCTAAGTACGATATACTCAAAATTGACGTATTTAGAACGATCGGAGATAAGTTCGATCTCGTTAAAAAAACGCGTAAGATTCTTTTTATCGCGAACACGCAGAAAGAAGAAAGTTATGCGGCCTTTGACCAGGAAGGTTTTATCGACTACGCTTCCGAACTCGGAGATTCGGACGACGTTCGCAAACGTATCATCGAATACGCGAATCAAAAGATCAAATCCGAACTCATCGTTCCCGTAATCTATCTGAACCACGAAGAACAAGCGATTCCGATCGGATACGTTCACGCTCAAAACCGCACCCGAGAAATCGATATTTTGGAAGTGATGGAGATCAAAACCCTCACGTTCGAGATGGTGGATCGAATTCGCGAATCCAATACCGTTCTCGTAAAGGAAAGATTTCCGATCGCGAATATTTCAACGGGGGGATTGAAGGTTAAAATCAATCATCCGGATCTCAATCACGATCTTACCAAAAGAGCCGGATTTACGTTCGATATTTTTTTCAAGATGCAGGCTCCCCTCACCGCATTCGGCGTGATCCGCTCGGTAACCAAGGACGCGGACGGCAATCTATTCGTGGGACTTTCGATCGAGGGAAATTCTTCCAGACCGGGTGAAAGAAAGAAGTATATAGACAACGTCAATCGACTTCTTGCGGAAGCCAATCAGTCCCAACCTTAA
- the guaB gene encoding IMP dehydrogenase yields the protein MSNQTYRDSEYLDGLSGDDLFSLQIGLTYRDFLVLPGFIDFHPSEVELETRLTRNIKLKRPFISSPMDTVTESQMAIAQALMGGIGIIHYNNTIEEQVALVEKVKRFENGFITDPVILGPKNVIRDLDWIKDHKGFTGIPVTEDGTRNSKLVGIVTNRDIDFEKNREITLDKVMTTNVITGKAGITLQEANDIIKKSKIGKLPIVDSNGKLVSLVSRSDLKKNKEFPDASKDESKRLRCGAAVSTLLESRDRVAALYEAGVDVIIIDSAQGNSNYQIEMIQFIKKEFKNLEVVGGNVVTRGQAENLIRAGADGLRIGMGPGSICITQDTMAVGRAQATAIFQTAKHAAKYDVPVIADGGISNIGDIANALAIGASTCMMGFMFAGTTEAPGEYFYENGIRLKKYRGMASIEAMKAGGDKRYFNEGQKVKVAQGVSGSVVDRGSILNFIPYLSQGLRLSFQDMGYKSIPEIHKALRDGNLRFERRSESAQAQGSVHGLYSFSAPTMRAE from the coding sequence ATGTCAAACCAAACTTACCGCGACTCCGAATATTTAGACGGACTATCCGGAGATGATCTTTTCAGTCTTCAGATTGGTCTAACCTACAGAGATTTTCTCGTCCTCCCTGGATTTATCGACTTCCATCCTTCCGAAGTTGAGCTTGAAACCAGACTGACTCGAAATATAAAACTAAAGAGACCTTTTATAAGTTCACCGATGGATACCGTGACGGAATCGCAGATGGCGATTGCACAAGCGCTCATGGGAGGAATCGGAATCATTCATTATAACAATACGATCGAAGAGCAGGTCGCTCTTGTGGAAAAGGTGAAACGTTTCGAAAACGGATTCATCACCGATCCTGTGATTCTCGGGCCGAAGAACGTAATCCGCGATTTGGATTGGATCAAGGATCACAAAGGGTTTACCGGAATCCCAGTAACCGAAGACGGAACCAGAAATTCTAAACTTGTTGGGATCGTAACGAACCGAGATATCGACTTCGAGAAAAATCGAGAGATCACTCTGGACAAAGTGATGACGACGAACGTGATCACGGGCAAGGCCGGAATCACTTTGCAAGAAGCGAACGACATCATCAAAAAATCAAAGATCGGAAAGTTACCGATTGTGGATTCTAATGGAAAGTTAGTGTCACTTGTAAGTCGTTCCGACTTAAAGAAGAATAAAGAATTTCCGGATGCCTCAAAGGACGAAAGTAAAAGACTTCGTTGTGGAGCGGCGGTTTCTACACTTCTCGAATCGAGAGATAGAGTCGCGGCGCTTTACGAAGCCGGAGTCGACGTAATCATTATCGATTCCGCGCAAGGAAACTCGAATTATCAAATCGAGATGATTCAGTTCATCAAAAAAGAATTTAAGAACTTGGAAGTCGTGGGCGGAAACGTAGTGACACGAGGACAAGCCGAGAACCTCATCCGTGCCGGAGCAGACGGTCTTCGGATCGGAATGGGACCCGGTTCTATTTGTATCACTCAGGATACGATGGCGGTGGGAAGAGCGCAAGCGACCGCGATTTTCCAAACCGCGAAACACGCCGCGAAATACGACGTTCCTGTGATCGCAGACGGGGGAATTTCGAATATCGGAGATATCGCGAACGCACTTGCGATCGGAGCTTCCACTTGTATGATGGGATTTATGTTCGCAGGAACCACCGAGGCGCCGGGCGAGTATTTTTATGAGAATGGAATTCGTCTCAAGAAATACAGAGGAATGGCGTCGATCGAAGCGATGAAAGCGGGTGGGGACAAACGATACTTCAACGAAGGCCAAAAAGTAAAAGTGGCTCAAGGAGTGAGCGGATCGGTTGTTGACAGAGGGTCGATCCTGAATTTTATTCCTTATCTATCGCAGGGTCTCAGACTTTCTTTCCAAGATATGGGTTATAAATCGATACCTGAAATTCATAAAGCGCTCAGAGACGGAAATCTCCGTTTCGAAAGAAGATCCGAATCGGCACAGGCACAGGGTTCCGTTCACGGATTGTATTCTTTCAGCGCTCCAACGATGAGGGCAGAGTAA
- a CDS encoding outer membrane lipoprotein-sorting protein has protein sequence MIRILALTVGFLALTILSRETNPQGSAIRVAQELVARLDQALIKSNQGLIKGNLILIRRTGETWSWDVSIFRKEEDTLYLFESRGRGLEYKILIKDEGEQIYAFNVLSKKIFRKVDEEKYESHLATGFSFIDLSGVSYQANYNPIVQSDLKTADHSFKRVSLKPIIPYFYSKLILLLDLDSLKPTRLDFHDRDGVLFKTMNIKYGPVKVKQNQKITKEEHANRLEMLDLNTGSISVLEYTEIDKEVKPDPSLFDLANLNR, from the coding sequence TTGATTCGGATTCTTGCGCTTACGGTCGGTTTTTTGGCTCTCACCATTCTGAGCCGAGAAACAAACCCGCAAGGATCCGCGATCCGAGTCGCCCAAGAATTGGTGGCAAGGCTCGATCAGGCTCTTATAAAATCCAACCAAGGATTGATCAAAGGAAATTTGATTCTCATCCGAAGAACCGGAGAAACTTGGAGTTGGGATGTGAGCATCTTTCGAAAGGAAGAAGATACTCTTTATCTATTTGAAAGCCGTGGCCGCGGACTCGAATATAAGATTTTGATCAAGGACGAGGGAGAACAGATCTATGCGTTCAACGTCCTTTCCAAAAAGATTTTTCGAAAGGTGGACGAGGAGAAATACGAATCCCATCTTGCGACCGGTTTTAGTTTTATAGATTTATCCGGAGTATCGTATCAGGCGAACTACAACCCGATCGTACAAAGCGATCTGAAAACCGCCGATCATTCCTTCAAACGGGTTTCACTCAAACCCATCATTCCTTATTTTTATTCCAAGCTGATTCTACTTTTGGATCTGGATTCTTTAAAACCGACCCGATTGGATTTTCACGACCGAGACGGGGTTTTGTTCAAAACGATGAACATCAAATACGGACCCGTAAAGGTAAAACAAAATCAGAAGATCACAAAAGAAGAACACGCAAACCGTCTTGAAATGTTGGATCTGAACACGGGTTCTATCAGTGTATTAGAATATACTGAAATAGACAAGGAAGTAAAACCGGATCCTTCCTTGTTTGATCTCGCAAACCTCAATCGATAA
- a CDS encoding 16S rRNA (uracil(1498)-N(3))-methyltransferase: MEESILFRREWNSESPFSLNKEEVSHLKALRIFTEDKILRVFNGIGSEWVYHVKASALQGTLEETKSHPKPSSISGIATAIPKGNRLEWLLQKGTELGLTHFYFLNFEQSDRKDFNITRVQKIVEEAAIQSKRIFLPEVYAPVTLKEFLDSRENEISETQPKETKPFIYQFDPKGESNLQPEFFRNAIWIIGPEGGFREKEMNLLKEKKVLGVKAGDSILKIETAGIFAASMFRFFTC; this comes from the coding sequence TTGGAAGAATCGATTCTTTTTAGAAGGGAATGGAATTCGGAGAGTCCATTCTCCCTCAACAAGGAGGAAGTTTCCCATCTCAAAGCCCTTAGAATTTTTACGGAAGATAAGATCCTGCGCGTATTCAACGGGATCGGATCGGAATGGGTTTACCACGTAAAAGCGAGCGCCTTACAAGGAACTCTGGAAGAAACGAAAAGTCATCCGAAACCGTCTTCCATTTCCGGAATTGCCACCGCGATTCCGAAAGGAAATCGACTCGAATGGCTTTTGCAAAAGGGAACCGAACTCGGGCTCACACATTTCTATTTTTTAAACTTCGAACAATCCGATCGAAAGGATTTCAATATCACAAGGGTTCAAAAGATCGTGGAAGAAGCGGCGATTCAGTCCAAAAGAATTTTTCTTCCCGAGGTCTACGCTCCGGTTACGCTAAAGGAATTCTTAGATTCTCGGGAGAATGAAATCTCGGAAACGCAACCAAAAGAAACAAAACCGTTCATCTATCAATTCGATCCGAAAGGAGAATCGAATCTTCAACCTGAATTTTTTCGGAATGCAATTTGGATCATCGGACCCGAAGGAGGATTTCGGGAAAAAGAGATGAATCTATTGAAGGAAAAGAAAGTTCTCGGAGTAAAGGCGGGTGATTCTATCTTAAAAATCGAGACCGCCGGAATCTTTGCGGCCTCGATGTTTCGTTTCTTTACTTGTTGA
- the thiS gene encoding sulfur carrier protein ThiS: MKVNGKPLRLSELESTEIHSLLEYLKLRPEMVAIQRNGNILKREIWSQIELKEEDQVEILRFVGGG; encoded by the coding sequence ATGAAAGTTAACGGAAAACCGCTTCGCCTTTCCGAACTGGAATCTACGGAAATTCATTCCTTATTAGAATATTTGAAACTTAGACCGGAAATGGTTGCCATTCAGAGAAACGGAAACATTTTAAAACGAGAAATTTGGAGCCAAATCGAGTTGAAAGAAGAGGACCAAGTGGAAATTCTCAGGTTTGTCGGTGGGGGTTGA
- a CDS encoding thiamine phosphate synthase — protein sequence MGVEPISWPEPGIYPILDFDFCKKKNLDLFDLPKLWLEYPDLVPFAQIRAKNVSISELERLVKSLQDGYPNVPWILNDHWKQAMLWNCFGAHVGKEDYEVLTDAEKKHLSESELFLGTSSHSLEEVKNLDSSLWDYTGLGPIFPTENKDDAKSAVGTDTLGRIQRESTLPVTLIGGIQVSNLDLILKEGAFLLSSISMACLEKEFRAAALKIREQNR from the coding sequence GTGGGGGTTGAACCTATCTCCTGGCCCGAGCCGGGAATTTATCCCATTTTAGATTTTGATTTTTGCAAAAAGAAGAATCTCGATCTTTTCGATCTTCCGAAACTTTGGTTGGAATATCCGGATCTCGTTCCGTTTGCTCAGATTCGCGCCAAAAACGTTTCCATTTCTGAATTGGAACGTCTTGTAAAATCTCTTCAAGATGGTTATCCTAACGTTCCTTGGATTTTGAACGATCATTGGAAACAGGCGATGCTTTGGAACTGTTTCGGCGCTCATGTCGGGAAAGAAGACTACGAGGTTTTGACCGACGCGGAAAAAAAACATTTATCCGAATCGGAACTCTTTCTCGGAACCTCGTCTCATTCGTTGGAAGAGGTGAAGAATTTAGATTCTTCTCTTTGGGATTATACCGGGTTGGGACCGATTTTTCCGACGGAGAATAAGGACGACGCGAAGTCCGCGGTGGGCACCGATACTTTGGGACGAATACAAAGGGAATCTACTTTGCCCGTTACTTTGATCGGCGGGATTCAAGTATCGAATTTGGATTTGATTTTGAAGGAAGGGGCCTTTCTACTTTCGAGCATTTCCATGGCCTGTTTGGAAAAAGAATTTAGGGCCGCGGCGTTAAAAATACGGGAACAAAATCGGTAA
- a CDS encoding WecB/TagA/CpsF family glycosyltransferase: MKKPGEIIHLSAKDDRDYLLDYQVIQTETLGKTDIIGVPFDNVTQDESVAKIYRLLEEKEKFHHILFLDPIKIMSVRKGKKLHRITEKATMILAEGAGLQWAAARLGKVLKERISPIALMMDLVRLCELRNYSIFMLGGKEDVIEKVYFTLSRHFPGVRIVGRHAGYMNPQRELMVKESIRKTSPNIIFLAMDFPEQEIWIENNTAFFGHSVIIGVSGSLDILSGKVRKAPNFFKLRGLIWLWRILSKPWRLFRLFRMFQFFTVVFFKSLFRKKTK, encoded by the coding sequence ATGAAAAAGCCGGGTGAAATCATACATCTTTCCGCAAAGGACGACCGAGATTATCTCTTAGACTATCAGGTCATTCAAACGGAAACATTAGGAAAAACCGATATAATCGGGGTTCCGTTCGACAATGTTACCCAGGACGAATCAGTCGCCAAGATCTATAGACTCTTAGAAGAGAAGGAAAAGTTTCATCACATTCTCTTTTTGGATCCGATCAAAATCATGTCGGTTCGCAAGGGGAAGAAGCTCCATAGAATCACCGAAAAAGCTACGATGATTCTCGCGGAAGGAGCGGGTCTTCAATGGGCCGCGGCTCGTCTCGGAAAAGTTCTCAAAGAGAGAATTTCTCCCATCGCTTTGATGATGGACTTGGTCCGTCTCTGCGAACTCAGAAATTATTCCATCTTTATGCTCGGCGGAAAAGAAGACGTCATCGAGAAAGTTTATTTTACCCTTTCCAGACATTTTCCCGGAGTGAGAATCGTTGGGCGTCACGCGGGTTATATGAACCCTCAACGCGAATTGATGGTGAAAGAATCGATTCGTAAGACGAGTCCGAATATTATATTTCTTGCAATGGATTTTCCCGAACAGGAAATCTGGATCGAAAACAACACCGCCTTTTTCGGTCACTCTGTGATCATCGGCGTCAGCGGTTCGTTGGATATTCTTTCCGGTAAAGTGAGAAAGGCTCCGAATTTTTTCAAACTCAGAGGGCTGATTTGGCTCTGGAGAATTTTGAGTAAACCCTGGAGGCTTTTCCGTCTTTTCAGAATGTTCCAATTCTTTACCGTTGTATTCTTCAAATCCCTTTTTAGAAAGAAAACTAAATAG
- the lysS gene encoding lysine--tRNA ligase: MLDAKESNELIQQRIQKIEELKKQGINPYPVRFFPDSKAKDLVEKFEKNPTGPETKFKLGGRLHSKRVMGKASFAHLKDSTGIIQLYATRDDLGESSYSIFKSLDLGDIIGLEGYLFTTQKGEITLHVTSVELLAKCIRPLPVVKEKDGVVYDAFADVEQRYRMRYVDLVVNDHVRETFVTRSRIVSEIRSFLTNEGFLEVETPMMQPIAGGAAARPFVTHHNTLDMQLFLRIAPELYLKRLIVGGMDRVFELNRNFRNEGISTKHNPEFTMMEAYMAFGDMSTMLDLTERLITHLAQKICGTLKIQYGKDLIDLSPPWRRVTYVDIIKEYSGIDFSEIATLEEAKKKASELKVDVSKCQTIWKVADEVFSDKAEPNLIQPVFITDYPKELSPLAKSNPNKPGYVERFEPYVAGREIGNAFTELNDPFDQKERFEDQVKQREAGDDEAFMMDEDYIRALEYGMPPTGGLGIGIDRLVMLLTNSHSIRDTILFPLMRPE; the protein is encoded by the coding sequence ATGTTAGACGCAAAAGAATCAAACGAGCTGATCCAGCAAAGAATTCAAAAAATCGAAGAATTAAAAAAACAGGGAATCAATCCGTACCCGGTTCGTTTTTTTCCGGATTCCAAGGCTAAGGACCTCGTCGAAAAGTTCGAAAAAAATCCTACGGGACCCGAAACCAAATTCAAGTTAGGCGGAAGACTCCATTCCAAAAGGGTTATGGGAAAAGCGAGTTTTGCGCATCTCAAGGACAGTACGGGAATCATTCAGTTATACGCAACCCGAGACGATTTGGGAGAATCCTCTTATTCCATCTTCAAGTCCTTGGACCTGGGCGATATCATCGGTTTGGAAGGTTATCTTTTCACGACTCAAAAGGGAGAAATCACGTTGCACGTCACTTCGGTGGAACTTCTTGCAAAGTGTATTCGCCCTCTTCCGGTCGTTAAGGAAAAGGACGGAGTGGTCTACGACGCGTTCGCGGACGTGGAACAAAGATATAGAATGCGTTACGTGGATCTCGTAGTAAACGATCACGTTCGTGAAACCTTCGTCACAAGAAGTAGAATCGTTTCCGAGATCAGAAGTTTTCTAACCAACGAAGGTTTTCTCGAAGTGGAAACTCCGATGATGCAACCGATCGCGGGTGGAGCCGCCGCCAGACCTTTCGTCACACATCACAACACTCTGGATATGCAGTTATTCTTAAGAATCGCTCCCGAACTCTATCTCAAACGATTGATCGTAGGCGGTATGGATCGTGTGTTCGAATTGAATCGCAACTTCAGAAACGAAGGGATTTCCACAAAACACAATCCGGAGTTTACGATGATGGAGGCTTATATGGCCTTCGGAGATATGAGTACGATGTTGGATCTGACCGAAAGACTCATCACTCATCTGGCTCAAAAGATTTGCGGAACCTTAAAGATCCAATATGGAAAGGATCTGATCGATCTTTCTCCACCATGGAGAAGGGTTACATACGTGGACATCATCAAAGAATACAGCGGAATCGATTTTAGTGAGATCGCTACCCTCGAAGAAGCGAAGAAAAAAGCGTCCGAACTGAAAGTGGACGTTTCCAAATGTCAGACCATCTGGAAAGTCGCGGACGAAGTTTTCTCCGACAAAGCTGAACCGAATCTGATCCAACCGGTCTTTATCACGGATTATCCGAAAGAACTTTCCCCTCTCGCAAAATCGAATCCGAACAAACCTGGTTATGTGGAACGATTCGAACCTTATGTTGCGGGAAGAGAAATCGGAAACGCGTTTACCGAGTTAAACGATCCTTTCGATCAAAAAGAAAGATTCGAAGATCAGGTAAAACAAAGAGAAGCCGGAGACGACGAAGCGTTTATGATGGACGAAGATTATATCCGTGCGCTCGAGTATGGAATGCCTCCGACGGGCGGACTTGGAATCGGAATCGATCGTCTCGTGATGCTTTTGACGAATTCTCACTCGATCCGAGACACCATTCTATTTCCATTGATGAGACCGGAATAA